TGTACGGCCGTACCATCCAGTGCCAGCACGATGTCGCCGACCAACAAGCCGCTCGTCGCAGCGGGCCCGCCGTCAGCCGTACCGATGATCAGCAAGCCGCCTTCGCGTCCCTGCGCAGCAACTTTGGCCGATTCGCCCACGCGCACGGCCTGCAGCGCCGCGCCAAGCCATCCGCGCGGGACGTAGCCCGTGGCGACCAGCTGCGAGACGACGCGTTCGACCGTGTCTGCCGGAATGGTGGTTGCGAGTTGCTGACTCAGGCCACCGCTGTTGATGCCATGCACCCGACCGGCGGCGTCGACGAGCGGACTGCCACCGAAGCCTGGGTAGAGCGCGAAGCCCGACTGAATGCGACGCGTGTATTCACCACCCTTCCAGGTGCGCCACGCACCACCAATCGCACTCACCGCGCCGAACGACACGCGAGGTCCGCTGTCGTCGAGTCGCGCGACCGCCATCACGAGATGTCCCGGTCGCAGCGTCGCGGGATCACCAACCGCGGCCGACCCGAACGACACGCCAGCCTCGACGCGAAGCACGGCGAGGTCACTGGACGCATCGCGCCCGACGAGCGTAGCGGCAACGCGTCGGCCATCGGGGATGGTGACGGTAATGTTTTGTTCGCGACGTACCGTGGCGTCGGTGGTGACGATCAGCCCGTCGCGCCAATGCACGCCGGTTGATGCGAGTTTTTCGCGGGCATGCACGGCCACGACGGCCTGTGCGGCGTGTGCCACGGCGCTGGCTAGTTGATCGGAGACCGCAATGAGCGACAGCGGCTCGGTGTGTGGAACTTCGTGCGTATCGGCGTGCGACATGAAGGACTCGGCGGTTGAAGCGACTGGCGTGCTTCCTGGCGGGAAACTCGAACAGCCGAAGAGTCGCCGCGGCCGATTGGTCGCATAACTGGCCAAGTGGACGGGCGGCAGGTTGCGGCAGCGCGATCTGAGGGCGACATCCGCCAGACGCGATCGTGGCGGCGTGGCGACTGTCTCCCGCAAAGCCCTCGGCGGCGGCGACGGCGCGCCGCTACCGGGTGGTGGCGCCGATCAAGACGGTCCGCATCTTCCGAAGGGCCGATCGGGCCCGCGTTTTCACGGTGCCGAGCGGCAAACCGAGTTGTTCGGCCACGCGCGCATGCGAGGCGCCGCTGAGAAACGACAGTTCGATGACCTCACGCTGTTCAGGTGGTAGCAGTTGGAGCGCACCGTTGAGTTGCGCTTGCAGCTCTTCGTGCAGCATGGTGTCGAGCACCGAGGCGTCACGGCTGTGTGTGGCCTCGCCGTCGGCCACCGAGAACGAGGACTCTGTGCCGGCGCGCTCGTTCGCCATGCGGCGACGGGTACGGCGCCGGATGCAATCCAGCGCGCGACTCCGGGTGATCGTCGACAGCCAGGTCTGGACAGACCCACGACTACCGTCGAATGTGCACGCGTTTCGCCACGCCTGTGCGAAGGCATCGAGGACAACCTCCTCGGCGTCGGCGCGCTCCCCAACCAGCGCCAGCGCCAGCCCGAAGAGTCGCGGGCTGTGTACGTCGTAGAGTCGCGAAATGGCCCGATCGTCTCCATGTGCCATCTGCTGGACTAGCGCGGCTTCCTCGCGCACTGCCGATTCGTACTCCACGCTATCCTCTTTCCGGAAAGGTCAGGGCTGAGGCGGGTGAATCACCGTGTGAGCGGTGCGCCGGACGTGCTCGTTCCTCACGCCTGACCGGAGTGTGGACTATGTTTGCCCATCGGTACATAGTGACTCTCGCTACCTCATTTCCCCGGCATGTTGGCACGCACCGCACTGCAGCCCGAGCTCGAGAGTCTCCGGAAGGCCGACGAGATCTATGCCGGAGTCCGGCTCCTGTCCGAACGTCGCTTCCAAAGCGATACCATCCCGGACATGGATGGCTTTGCCCGGGAGGCGGAGCTTTTGATGCGCGGGGTGAACAGTGCCGACGTCGTCCTCGGCATCTTCGACCACAGCCGTTACAACCCAGTGCTCGAGGTCGGCGACCGTCACTTTTGGGGGCCGCTCCCGGATGTGTCCCAGTCCGAGCGGATGCGATTGCTGTTTTCGCTGTTGGATGCCGATTTCAGCGCGTTCCCAGCCGATTCAGTGAAATGGTTCTCGCGGACGCTGGGTTCGCTCACGTTCGACGAACGGCAGAACATCGAGATTTTCCACTGTGGCATCGCCTACACGCGCACCGACGGACGACCGATCCGGCTCTTTTCGAAGAGCGTGCCGATCCACTACACCGTCGACCGGCAGTTCACGTTCTCGTTCAACTACGCGCAGAACGTGCACCACCTGCTGAAGCCGGGTTTTCGCGACTACTGGATTCGGTTGGCCTACGGCGCGGGCGGCGATATGGTGCAATCCATGCACTCTGCCGAGGCGAAGGATGCCGGGCCGCGCGATCTCCTGTCGTCGCGGGAGAAGCAGATTCTCGTGGAGATCGCAGCGGGCATGGAAACTAAGGACATCGCCGACAAGCTCAGGATCAGCGTCAATACCGTCGGGAATCATCGCAGCAACATGGTGCAGCGACTGGGCGCACGAGACACGACGGCCTTGGTGCAGCTGGCGAAGATGGCCGGCTTGATTTAGCGCTACCAATGAACGCGACTCTCCGCCTCGGTCCCTACGACTCCGAGTGGCCCGTGCGTTTCGCCGCTGAGGCGGCTCGCCTGCGACCGGCACTGGGGGCAGCGGCACAGGCCATCGAGCATGTGGGCAGCACCGCCGTGCCGGGACTCGACGGAAAGCCGGTGCTCGATATCGCGATCGCGGTAGCCAACGATGCGGATGCCGACGCCTGCATCACACCGATGCAGACGTTGGGCTACGACTACCGCGGCCCGTACGGGGACGATCCGCGTCGTCGCTACTATGTGCGCGACGATGATGCCGGCGTACGCCTCGTGCACGTGCATCTGTACGTGCTACCGGCGACGGCGTGGCAGCGGAAGCTGGCGTTTCGCGACGCGCTGCGGGCCGATCCGGCCCTGGCGGCGGCGTACGCGGCGGAGAAGTACCGGGTGGCTGAAGCGGTGCAATGGGACAAGGAGGCGTATTCGATCGCCAAGGGGCCGTTCGTGCAGCGCGTGCTGGCGACGCTATTTCCGCCGGAGTCTCGGTCCTCCGCGTGATCAGGTTGCGTTCGCCCGCAGCAGCGCATCTTCCCACGCGTAGTCGCGCGCGACGCGCGGCTGCTGCGCGTACCACGCGTACGTCTCACGCATGCCGTGCTCGAGCGGGGTGAGGGTGAGTCCAAGGTGTTCGGTCACTTGTGCAGCGTTGGCCGTGATGGCCGGGATGTCGAGATACACGCCGAAGTAGTTCGGTGGCTGCATCAGGCTGCCGCCGAGCTGTTGAATCCGCGCGCGAGGCACGTGTACCACCTGCGCCTCAGTTCCGGCCGCGCGCGCGAGGAGGTGCACGAAATCGAGCTGCGTGATCGGCGGATCATTGCCCAGATTGTACGCCTGCCCGATGGCCGCCTCGTGCGTGGCGGCGAGAATGGCCGCGCGCGCGACATCGTGGGCGGAGACCCACTGCATCGTGGCCTGTCCGTCGTCGGGGATGATGATGGGACGGCCATCGCGCAGTCGATCCCAGAAGAACGCTTCCCGGTCGAAGGCATTATGCGGACCGTAGATGAACGCCGGGCGCAGCGTCGACACCGGCAGCCCGTCGCTCGGTCCCAGCGCGAACAACGCGCGCTCACTGTTCGCCTTCTGCGCGCCGTACACGTCGGGGTGATCTTCCGGCACCAGCGGCGAGTCTTCGGTGAACGGACCACCAGTGGAATACACCGCCACGCTGGAGGTGAACACGTAGCGGGAGAGGCCCGAAGCCGTGGCGCGCGCGGCGGCGACGACCTGTTCCGGCGTGGTGCCGCGCTGCCAGTCGTAGACGTTGTCGTACACGACATCGAACCGCTCACCGGCCAGCGCCGACTGCACGGCCGCGGTGTCGTTGCGGTCGCACCGGATCGCCGTCACACGATCGCCGAACGGCGTGGTGGTGCCGCGGTGCATGAGCACCACCGTGTCACCGCGCGCCAGCAGTTGTTCAACGAGTGCGCGTCCGATGAGCTGGGTTCCGCCGATAACGAGTGCGCGTGCCATGGTCGCTCCAATGTCTCTAAAAGTGATTGCTCATCTGCAGC
This region of Gemmatimonas groenlandica genomic DNA includes:
- a CDS encoding S1C family serine protease, with the protein product MSHADTHEVPHTEPLSLIAVSDQLASAVAHAAQAVVAVHAREKLASTGVHWRDGLIVTTDATVRREQNITVTIPDGRRVAATLVGRDASSDLAVLRVEAGVSFGSAAVGDPATLRPGHLVMAVARLDDSGPRVSFGAVSAIGGAWRTWKGGEYTRRIQSGFALYPGFGGSPLVDAAGRVHGINSGGLSQQLATTIPADTVERVVSQLVATGYVPRGWLGAALQAVRVGESAKVAAQGREGGLLIIGTADGGPAATSGLLVGDIVLALDGTAVHEPHDVLDVLQHMPPGRAVSFDLLRGGVFVRVIVTIGERPGGNDGQRTRREARRGAR
- a CDS encoding RNA polymerase sigma factor — protein: MEYESAVREEAALVQQMAHGDDRAISRLYDVHSPRLFGLALALVGERADAEEVVLDAFAQAWRNACTFDGSRGSVQTWLSTITRSRALDCIRRRTRRRMANERAGTESSFSVADGEATHSRDASVLDTMLHEELQAQLNGALQLLPPEQREVIELSFLSGASHARVAEQLGLPLGTVKTRARSALRKMRTVLIGATTR
- a CDS encoding response regulator transcription factor — translated: MLARTALQPELESLRKADEIYAGVRLLSERRFQSDTIPDMDGFAREAELLMRGVNSADVVLGIFDHSRYNPVLEVGDRHFWGPLPDVSQSERMRLLFSLLDADFSAFPADSVKWFSRTLGSLTFDERQNIEIFHCGIAYTRTDGRPIRLFSKSVPIHYTVDRQFTFSFNYAQNVHHLLKPGFRDYWIRLAYGAGGDMVQSMHSAEAKDAGPRDLLSSREKQILVEIAAGMETKDIADKLRISVNTVGNHRSNMVQRLGARDTTALVQLAKMAGLI
- a CDS encoding GrpB family protein, giving the protein MNATLRLGPYDSEWPVRFAAEAARLRPALGAAAQAIEHVGSTAVPGLDGKPVLDIAIAVANDADADACITPMQTLGYDYRGPYGDDPRRRYYVRDDDAGVRLVHVHLYVLPATAWQRKLAFRDALRADPALAAAYAAEKYRVAEAVQWDKEAYSIAKGPFVQRVLATLFPPESRSSA
- a CDS encoding NAD-dependent epimerase/dehydratase family protein: MARALVIGGTQLIGRALVEQLLARGDTVVLMHRGTTTPFGDRVTAIRCDRNDTAAVQSALAGERFDVVYDNVYDWQRGTTPEQVVAAARATASGLSRYVFTSSVAVYSTGGPFTEDSPLVPEDHPDVYGAQKANSERALFALGPSDGLPVSTLRPAFIYGPHNAFDREAFFWDRLRDGRPIIIPDDGQATMQWVSAHDVARAAILAATHEAAIGQAYNLGNDPPITQLDFVHLLARAAGTEAQVVHVPRARIQQLGGSLMQPPNYFGVYLDIPAITANAAQVTEHLGLTLTPLEHGMRETYAWYAQQPRVARDYAWEDALLRANAT